GGCATTTTATAAACCAAGACCAGAGGATGACAGCCTTGTCCCATGTTGGTGTCCCCCATCTCGCTGAAAAGAGATGCCGAGGGTCAGTTAGACTGAGGTTCCAAAAGCCCCCATCCTTGCCACAcaccaccactgccctccagcacacactgtctctctctcacacacacacacacaaactctctcacacctgcacacactctcacatgtgcactcacacaccttcacacacacccactcacatgCACATGCTCTCACACACACCTTCACACCTGCATTCACTCTTACATATTCACACACAACTCATCTTCACACACTaaccacacacactcactcactgaaACACACACGTATTTCCCACACTCATTCACACGACACACTCCGTCCTGAGTCTCTGATGCACAACACTAGGCCCAGTTCTTTTCTCCTGAGCCAGAATTTCCGTGGCTGCTCTGCAGAGAGACGACCTCAGATGCCTGAGAAAAGAGGCTCTTACCTGAGGAAACcagcacttgaacctggaagaaggGTTCGGGCAGGAGGCCGGACAGGCCGTCTTCCTGCAGTATCGTTGCAATCCCACATCGGTATTTTCCTGCATCTTCTGCCGTGAGGTTCTCCAAGGTCACGGTGAAGGTACGGTCCCCAGGATGGTCTGTGATGATCACTCGGTCACTCCTCACCACTGTCTCAGACCCTGTGGTCTCCACAGTTTCATGCCAAAATGGCAAGCATGGTTGTCTGCACCAGTATTTGTTAAACATCTTGTATTTCTCTTCATACTGACACTGCACACTCAGGGATGACCCCACAGTGCCCATCACAGTGCTGGGGCCACTCACAGTCAGACAGCCTAGAAAACACAAGTGCGTTTCCCCATCTTCACCTGGAAGAGCCTGGCCCCCTGGAACCTGGAATGTCAGGTCCTCTGCACGCCCAGTGttgcctgaggctggaggagggaggagtcAGGAACCAGGTGTGATGCCCGGTGTGGGATCCTGAGACTCCAGaggccatgcccagcctgggtgtGCTCAGCCATCTTAGAATATCAGGGGGAGAGGCTTGACCTTGGTGGCTTCAGACAGGTCTGGGTCCCCCAGAAGTGTCAGTCCTGAGAAGAAACACCTGTAGGGCTCCGCTCCACGCTTTATTCAGTCCAGACCCTGACCCTGAGCCAGTGTGGgcagccccctcctcctccaccccgaCCCTGCTGCCATCCAACAAGCTCCCCACCTACCCAGCCTTGCAAAGAACCTGACTTTCTCCTTCCAACATCATTTACGGAAACTCTCAGACAGGCTGGCCACAAGCCTTCCGGGTCAGACATCACAGGTTCCTTCCCACCCTCTCTTCTCTGCAgcacccacccgccttggcatgTCCTGGGCTTCTTCAGATCTTCTGCCCCCTCCGAGATTTCGACATTACTCTCCCTGTTCCAGTCCCCTTCTCATTCCTCCACCCATTCTGCAGGCTCCGGGTCCAAATGATTAGGACCCAGCCCCATAAACTCTCTGCTTCCTGCCTCGGGGGCCTCACCAGTCCTAAACAGCTGCTGTCTCATCTGCCCTTGGCAGGGAGGTGGTAACCCAGGGCACAAAGACTATTGAGAAATGGTTTCGGCAAAATACCAAGCTCCTGAAAAGGAATTATGGATGTAATCTTTCTACCtatcgttttttttttgtttgtttgtttgtttgtttttcgcttttgttacccacaTCTTGTTActccacaggctggagtgcaatggcgcgatctcggctcaccgcaacctccacctcctgggttcaggcaattctcctgcctcagcctcctgaatagctgggactacaggcacgcgccaccatgcccagctaattttttgtatttttagtagagacggggtttcaccatgttgaccaggatggtctcgatctcttgacctcgtgatccacccgccttggcctccctaagtgctgggattacaggtatgagccaccgtgcccggcccctacCTATCATttttctatctatccatctgtggggagcagcacaggccaaatcctggggccaagagagcccaggtgccgcttgtgggaggctgtgagcagcaggccaaatcctggggccaagagagcccaggtgccgcttgtggaaggctcaagtcctgatgattcaggtccagcccgtggacggcacgaggcggcaCGGGGCTGGTAGTGGCACGAGGCACACCAGGCCGGAATtttccaactgcaagcttcctttgccccg
This is a stretch of genomic DNA from Saimiri boliviensis isolate mSaiBol1 chromosome 17, mSaiBol1.pri, whole genome shotgun sequence. It encodes these proteins:
- the CD300H gene encoding protein CD300H isoform X2, translating into MTRRAGAAGLPSALLLLCVPGCLTVSGPSTVMGTVGSSLSVQCQYEEKYKMFNKYWCRQPCLPFWHETVETTGSETVVRSDRVIITDHPGDRTFTVTLENLTAEDAGKYRCGIATILQEDGLSGLLPEPFFQVQVLVSSASTTGSRAENSVKTPGSPTGPGQCRGSSNVYFLLLLLLKVPLLLSTLGAILWLSRPWRTPWTEPRAGELTTPYDHWCPAWRHNPSDYRKDF